A genomic window from Xenorhabdus cabanillasii includes:
- a CDS encoding D-alanine--D-alanine ligase: MVDKVAVLFGGTSAEREVSLQSGQTVLAGLREAGINAHPVDTKYFDVTKLKEEGYSKVFIALHGRGGEDGTLQGVLEFLQIPYTGSGVMASALSMDKLRTKLLWQGAKLPVPPYVVINPQKFEQLNDFRLKEYVQELGLPLMVKPNLEGSSVGMTKVNDYSELRGALELAFQYDTDVLVEKWLFGPEYTVAFLGDEILPSIRIQAPELFYDYEAKYISNETKYFCPSGLSAEKEQELADIASKAYKVLGCCGWGRVDIMDDGNGNFYLLEANTSPGMTSHSLVPIAARQAGLNFSQLVARILELAD; this comes from the coding sequence ATGGTTGATAAGGTCGCTGTTCTGTTTGGGGGAACTTCCGCTGAGCGTGAAGTTTCACTGCAATCGGGGCAAACTGTTCTGGCTGGGTTGAGAGAAGCAGGCATTAATGCACATCCAGTCGATACAAAATACTTTGATGTGACTAAACTCAAAGAAGAGGGGTACAGCAAAGTCTTTATTGCTCTGCATGGGCGTGGTGGAGAAGATGGTACATTGCAGGGTGTGTTGGAATTCTTGCAGATCCCCTATACCGGCAGCGGTGTAATGGCATCCGCCTTATCAATGGATAAATTGCGCACAAAACTGTTATGGCAGGGAGCAAAACTGCCCGTTCCCCCTTATGTCGTGATTAATCCTCAAAAATTTGAACAACTTAATGATTTTCGACTCAAAGAATATGTTCAAGAATTAGGGCTGCCACTTATGGTGAAGCCGAATCTGGAAGGTTCCAGTGTCGGTATGACCAAAGTGAATGACTATTCAGAGCTGCGTGGTGCATTGGAACTGGCGTTCCAATATGACACAGATGTACTGGTTGAGAAGTGGCTGTTTGGCCCTGAGTATACAGTAGCATTTCTTGGTGATGAGATTCTTCCCTCCATTCGGATTCAGGCACCGGAATTATTTTATGACTATGAAGCTAAATATATTTCCAACGAAACGAAATATTTCTGTCCAAGTGGTTTGAGTGCAGAAAAAGAGCAGGAGTTGGCTGATATTGCATCAAAAGCCTATAAGGTGCTGGGCTGCTGTGGCTGGGGACGGGTTGATATTATGGATGATGGCAATGGCAATTTCTATTTATTAGAAGCGAACACTTCTCCAGGTATGACGAGTCATAGTCTGGTGCCCATAGCTGCACGTCAGGCAGGCTTAAATTTTTCACAGTTAGTAGCGAGAATTCTGGAGCTGGCCGATTGA
- the ftsZ gene encoding cell division protein FtsZ codes for MFEPLELTNDAVIKVIGVGGGGGNAVEHMVRERIEGVDFFAVNTDAQALRKTAVGQTIQIGNGITKGLGAGANPEVGRTAAEEDRESLRTALEGADMVFIAAGMGGGTGTGAAPVVAEIAKELGILTVAVVTKPFNFEGKKRMAFAEQGITELSKHVDSLITIPNDKLLKVLGRGISLLDAFGAANDVLKGAVQGIAELITRPGLMNVDFADVRTVMSEMGYAMMGSGIAQGEDRAEEAAEMAISSPLLEDIDLSGARGVLVNITAGFDLRLDEFETVGNTIRAFASDNATVVIGTSLDPDMNDELRVTVVATGIGMDKRPEITLVTNNKSSQSSTLDRRYQQMPGGMSSLSDENKPAAKVVNDQNTQTSKEPDYLDIPAFLRKQAD; via the coding sequence ATGTTTGAACCACTGGAATTAACCAATGACGCGGTGATTAAAGTCATCGGCGTCGGCGGTGGCGGCGGTAATGCTGTTGAACATATGGTGCGTGAGCGTATTGAAGGTGTAGACTTCTTTGCGGTTAACACTGATGCTCAAGCGTTGCGCAAAACAGCTGTCGGTCAGACTATCCAGATTGGCAACGGCATTACAAAAGGATTAGGCGCTGGTGCAAACCCTGAAGTCGGTCGTACAGCGGCGGAAGAAGATCGCGAATCATTGCGTACTGCACTGGAAGGGGCCGACATGGTGTTTATTGCTGCCGGTATGGGCGGTGGTACAGGAACTGGGGCTGCTCCTGTTGTGGCTGAGATTGCCAAAGAACTTGGTATCCTGACTGTTGCTGTTGTCACCAAACCATTTAATTTTGAAGGCAAGAAGCGTATGGCCTTCGCGGAACAGGGTATCACTGAGCTGTCCAAACATGTGGACTCATTGATTACGATTCCAAATGACAAGTTACTGAAAGTACTAGGGCGTGGTATCTCTTTGTTGGATGCGTTTGGTGCAGCCAATGACGTACTGAAAGGTGCGGTTCAGGGTATCGCTGAACTGATCACCCGTCCCGGATTGATGAATGTTGACTTCGCTGACGTTCGTACCGTGATGTCTGAAATGGGTTATGCCATGATGGGCTCAGGTATTGCACAAGGTGAAGATCGTGCAGAAGAAGCGGCTGAAATGGCCATTTCCAGCCCATTGCTGGAAGATATTGATTTGTCTGGAGCGCGTGGTGTTCTGGTCAATATTACAGCAGGTTTTGATTTGCGTCTGGATGAATTTGAAACGGTCGGTAACACCATCCGTGCATTTGCTTCTGACAATGCAACGGTGGTTATCGGTACGTCACTGGATCCAGATATGAATGACGAGCTGCGTGTCACCGTTGTGGCTACCGGCATTGGGATGGATAAACGTCCTGAAATTACACTGGTAACTAACAACAAATCATCTCAATCAAGTACATTGGACCGTCGTTACCAGCAGATGCCTGGTGGAATGTCGTCATTGTCTGATGAGAATAAACCAGCTGCAAAAGTGGTTAATGATCAAAATACACAAACAAGTAAGGAACCTGATTATCTAGATATTCCGGCATTTTTGCGCAAGCAGGCTGATTGA
- a CDS encoding DUF721 domain-containing protein: MRDSRPQSLETLLSETLFENAATASKSPLQTIQRHAIALLKLNRTVLSLLPVQLRPWCRVANYRKQILVLEAGNASWKTRLYYEIPILLSTLRCEILPSLSSIDIRINPSLMVNSRNNGQNVEKISAKKLNNDNRDLPMRQLSHESAETLMVLAERCPEKLKRKLERLAALAGESTSTAKRRD, encoded by the coding sequence ATGCGAGATAGCCGCCCACAATCACTAGAGACGTTGTTGTCTGAAACATTGTTTGAAAATGCGGCAACTGCCAGCAAAAGCCCACTTCAAACCATTCAACGGCATGCCATTGCATTACTGAAACTCAATCGCACCGTTCTCAGTTTGCTTCCCGTACAACTACGTCCCTGGTGCCGAGTCGCAAATTATCGTAAACAAATTCTGGTACTGGAAGCAGGTAATGCCAGTTGGAAAACCCGACTTTACTATGAAATCCCTATCTTACTCTCAACCCTAAGATGCGAAATTCTACCATCTTTATCCTCTATCGACATCAGGATTAATCCATCATTAATGGTTAATAGTCGTAATAATGGACAGAATGTCGAAAAAATCTCAGCAAAAAAACTTAATAATGATAATCGGGATTTACCAATGCGCCAGTTAAGCCATGAAAGTGCAGAAACATTGATGGTATTGGCTGAACGCTGCCCTGAAAAGTTGAAAAGGAAATTGGAACGATTGGCTGCGCTGGCCGGAGAGAGTACCAGTACAGCCAAGAGAAGGGACTAG
- the ftsQ gene encoding cell division protein FtsQ, translating into MSQAARNTREIEVRSSRPSNGYYLAGILFFLIVVGTITWGGWMTLEWMKDPNRLPLSKLVLTGERHYTTNDDVRQAILSLGTPETFMTQDVNVIQEQIEQLPWIRQVTVRKQWPDELKIHLVEYVPYVRWNDTRMLDAEGRVFSLPIERSAGGHYPMLYGPEGKEKVVLAEYRIMAVQLAAHKMKLKAVIMTARNSWQLVLDNDIRLELGVKDQEERIQRFIELYPVLQKNTEKRVAYVDLRYDSGAAVGWAPLLTDAPALMNGQENK; encoded by the coding sequence ATGTCACAGGCAGCCCGGAATACGCGGGAGATTGAAGTTAGAAGCTCCCGCCCCAGTAATGGTTATTATCTGGCTGGGATCCTCTTCTTCTTGATAGTGGTTGGCACTATCACATGGGGAGGCTGGATGACATTAGAGTGGATGAAGGATCCAAACAGGCTGCCACTTTCAAAACTGGTACTGACCGGTGAGCGGCATTACACCACGAATGATGATGTCAGACAGGCCATTCTGTCACTGGGAACGCCTGAGACATTTATGACACAGGATGTGAATGTCATCCAGGAACAGATAGAGCAACTACCATGGATTCGGCAAGTCACTGTACGTAAACAGTGGCCTGATGAACTGAAAATTCATCTGGTAGAATACGTGCCTTATGTGCGTTGGAATGATACGCGTATGTTGGATGCGGAAGGAAGGGTGTTCAGTTTACCGATTGAGCGTAGTGCCGGGGGACATTATCCCATGCTCTATGGCCCGGAAGGCAAAGAAAAAGTCGTATTGGCAGAATATCGCATAATGGCTGTACAGCTTGCTGCACATAAAATGAAATTGAAAGCAGTGATCATGACGGCACGTAATTCTTGGCAACTGGTACTGGATAATGACATCCGGTTGGAGTTAGGCGTTAAAGATCAAGAAGAACGAATTCAACGTTTTATTGAACTTTATCCTGTCTTACAGAAAAACACGGAAAAACGTGTGGCCTATGTGGACTTACGTTATGACAGTGGTGCTGCGGTAGGTTGGGCCCCTTTATTAACTGATGCGCCGGCTTTAATGAACGGGCAAGAAAATAAATAG
- the murC gene encoding UDP-N-acetylmuramate--L-alanine ligase, translating into MNIQQLAKLRASVPEMRKVRHIHFVGIGGAGMGGIAEVLANEGYQISGSDLAPNPVTQQLIALGATIYFNHRAENVRNASVVVASTAIPADNPEIIAAREARIPVIRRAEMLAELMRYRHGIAIAGTHGKTTTTAMIAGIYAQAGLDPTFVNGGLVKAVGTHARLGTSRYLIAEADESDASFLHLQPMMAVVTNIEPDHMDTYQGDFENLKQSFVNFLHNLPFYGRAVMCVDDPVVKELIPRIGRYVTTYGFSKEADVRITHYEQKGAQGFFTISREDSPELHVVLNAPGRHNALNATAAVAVATEEGIDDAAILASLAEFQGTGRRFDFLGEFSLRNINSKEGGVMLVDDYGHHPTEVDATIKAARTGWPDKRIVMVFQPHRYTRTRDLYDDFANVLNQVDVLLMLDVYSAGETPIPGADSRSLCRTIRSRGKLDPIFVSEPEQISVMLSQIMENNDLVLVQGAGNIGKIARNLAETKLQPSFNEGEHHG; encoded by the coding sequence GTGAATATACAACAGTTGGCGAAACTAAGAGCTTCAGTGCCTGAAATGAGAAAAGTCAGGCATATCCACTTTGTTGGCATCGGTGGTGCTGGCATGGGTGGTATCGCCGAGGTGTTGGCTAATGAAGGTTACCAAATAAGTGGTTCTGATCTGGCTCCCAACCCTGTTACACAACAGCTGATTGCTCTGGGAGCAACCATTTATTTTAATCACCGTGCGGAAAACGTGCGTAATGCCAGTGTGGTTGTTGCATCCACTGCAATTCCTGCTGACAACCCGGAAATTATTGCTGCCCGTGAAGCACGTATTCCTGTTATCCGTCGTGCAGAAATGTTGGCAGAGCTGATGCGTTATCGGCATGGGATTGCGATTGCAGGAACACATGGTAAAACCACGACAACGGCGATGATTGCAGGCATCTATGCTCAGGCCGGCCTTGATCCTACATTTGTCAATGGTGGATTAGTCAAAGCAGTGGGGACTCATGCTCGTCTCGGTACTAGCCGTTACCTGATTGCAGAAGCGGATGAAAGCGATGCTTCTTTCCTGCATTTGCAGCCTATGATGGCTGTTGTGACTAATATTGAACCGGATCATATGGATACCTATCAGGGCGATTTCGAAAACCTGAAGCAATCATTTGTCAACTTTCTGCATAATTTGCCGTTTTACGGTCGTGCGGTGATGTGTGTCGATGATCCAGTTGTGAAGGAGTTAATTCCCCGCATCGGGCGTTATGTCACGACTTATGGTTTCAGCAAAGAGGCTGATGTTCGTATTACCCATTATGAACAAAAAGGTGCTCAGGGCTTTTTCACTATCAGTCGTGAAGATTCGCCTGAACTTCATGTCGTTCTGAATGCACCGGGGCGGCATAACGCGTTGAATGCCACTGCTGCGGTTGCGGTTGCGACCGAAGAAGGAATTGATGATGCCGCTATTCTGGCATCACTGGCTGAATTTCAGGGAACCGGCCGTCGTTTTGATTTTCTTGGCGAATTTTCCCTCAGGAATATTAATAGCAAAGAAGGCGGTGTGATGTTAGTGGATGATTATGGTCATCACCCGACCGAAGTTGATGCCACGATTAAAGCGGCACGAACTGGTTGGCCGGATAAACGTATTGTCATGGTATTCCAGCCTCATCGCTATACGAGAACGCGTGATCTGTATGATGATTTTGCCAATGTTTTAAATCAGGTGGATGTTTTATTAATGCTGGATGTGTATTCGGCAGGAGAAACGCCGATTCCGGGGGCGGACAGCCGTTCCTTATGTCGTACCATCCGAAGTCGAGGGAAGTTAGACCCTATATTTGTGTCAGAACCGGAACAAATTTCAGTCATGTTGTCACAAATAATGGAAAACAACGACTTAGTATTAGTACAAGGTGCCGGGAATATCGGTAAAATAGCGCGCAATTTGGCTGAAACAAAATTACAGCCATCTTTTAATGAGGGGGAGCATCATGGTTGA
- the murG gene encoding undecaprenyldiphospho-muramoylpentapeptide beta-N-acetylglucosaminyltransferase, whose translation MSGKNRRLMVMAGGTGGHVFPGLAVAHYLKEQGWDIRWLGTADRMEADLVPKHDIDIEFIQISGLRGKGIKALLAAPVRIFKAIRQAKAILQHYQPDVVLGMGGYVSGPGGIAAWLCGIPVILHEQNGIAGLTNRWLAKIAKTVLQAFPGAFPEAPVVGNPVRKDVLALPVPQERLAGRQGPVRVLVVGGSQGARILNQTMPEVAVRMGDSITIWHQAGKGAQEETQKKYGNAVSSEFKVTEFIDDMAQAYAWADIVVCRSGALTVSEVSAAGLPAIFVPFQHKDRQQYWNALPLEKAGAAKILEQPQFTADAVVELLKQWQRPQLREMAEKARSVAIINATEQVAAALIDAAEKYSGRSK comes from the coding sequence ATGAGTGGCAAAAACCGGCGGTTAATGGTAATGGCAGGCGGTACTGGAGGCCATGTGTTTCCGGGATTGGCGGTCGCCCATTATTTAAAAGAACAGGGCTGGGATATTCGCTGGTTAGGAACGGCTGATCGCATGGAGGCTGATTTAGTTCCGAAACATGACATAGATATTGAATTTATTCAGATTTCGGGATTGCGCGGTAAAGGGATAAAAGCGTTGCTTGCCGCCCCTGTCAGAATTTTTAAGGCGATCCGGCAGGCTAAAGCAATTCTCCAACACTATCAGCCGGATGTGGTGCTGGGAATGGGCGGATATGTTTCGGGGCCGGGCGGCATTGCAGCATGGCTGTGCGGTATTCCGGTTATTCTGCATGAGCAAAATGGCATTGCCGGATTGACTAACCGCTGGCTGGCGAAAATTGCGAAAACAGTCTTACAAGCATTTCCGGGAGCATTTCCTGAAGCACCTGTAGTTGGTAATCCTGTGCGTAAAGACGTATTGGCACTACCTGTGCCGCAAGAGCGTCTTGCAGGCAGACAAGGGCCTGTCCGCGTGTTGGTTGTTGGGGGGAGCCAGGGGGCGAGGATCCTGAACCAGACTATGCCGGAAGTGGCCGTACGCATGGGGGACAGCATCACTATATGGCATCAGGCAGGAAAAGGGGCGCAAGAAGAGACTCAGAAAAAATATGGGAACGCAGTTAGTTCTGAATTTAAAGTGACTGAATTTATTGATGATATGGCGCAGGCTTATGCGTGGGCCGATATCGTAGTATGTCGTTCCGGCGCATTGACTGTCAGTGAAGTATCAGCAGCAGGATTACCCGCGATTTTTGTGCCATTTCAACATAAAGATCGTCAGCAATACTGGAATGCCTTACCACTGGAGAAAGCAGGGGCGGCAAAGATACTCGAACAACCCCAATTTACGGCTGATGCTGTGGTGGAATTGCTGAAACAGTGGCAGCGCCCGCAATTGCGGGAAATGGCAGAAAAAGCCCGCTCCGTTGCCATTATTAATGCAACTGAACAAGTGGCTGCGGCATTAATTGATGCTGCCGAAAAATATTCAGGCCGTTCTAAATAG
- the ftsA gene encoding cell division protein FtsA, whose protein sequence is MIKSTDRKLVVGLEIGTAKVSALVGEILPDGMVNIIGVGSCPSRGMDKGGVNDLESVVKCVQRAIDQAELMADCQISSVYLALSGKHISCQNEIGMVPISEEEVTQDDVDSVVHTAKSVRVRDEHRILHVIPQEYAIDYQEGIKNPVGLSGVRMQAKVHLITCHNDMAKNIVKAVERCGLKVDQLIFAGLAASYAVLTEDERELGVCVVDIGGGTMDIAVYTGGALRHTKVIPYAGNVVTSDIAYAFGTPPSDAETIKVRHGCALGSIVSKDESVEVPSVGGRPPRSLQRQTLAEVIEPRYTELLNLVNDEILRLQEQLRQQGVKHHLAAGIVLTGGGAQIDGLAECAQRVFHTQVRIGRPLNITGLTDYVQEPCYSTAVGLLHYGKESHLGGDSDADKRTSVGGWFKKVSSWLRKEF, encoded by the coding sequence ATGATCAAATCAACGGACAGAAAATTAGTAGTTGGCCTTGAAATCGGGACAGCAAAGGTATCTGCCCTGGTTGGTGAAATTCTGCCCGATGGTATGGTTAATATTATCGGAGTGGGAAGTTGTCCATCCCGCGGCATGGATAAAGGTGGTGTCAATGATCTTGAGTCAGTCGTTAAATGTGTTCAGCGTGCGATTGACCAGGCTGAATTAATGGCAGATTGCCAAATATCCTCAGTTTATCTGGCGCTATCTGGCAAGCATATTAGTTGTCAGAATGAGATTGGTATGGTGCCAATTTCAGAAGAAGAAGTGACACAGGATGATGTGGACAGTGTAGTCCATACCGCCAAATCAGTTCGTGTTCGCGATGAACACCGCATTTTGCATGTGATCCCACAGGAATACGCTATTGATTATCAGGAAGGGATCAAAAACCCAGTTGGGCTTTCTGGCGTGCGGATGCAGGCCAAAGTCCATTTGATTACCTGCCATAACGACATGGCGAAAAACATTGTAAAAGCTGTTGAGCGTTGTGGCTTGAAAGTTGACCAGCTTATTTTTGCAGGATTAGCAGCAAGTTATGCTGTTTTGACAGAAGATGAACGTGAATTAGGTGTATGTGTCGTTGATATCGGCGGCGGAACGATGGATATCGCTGTATACACTGGCGGTGCATTGCGTCATACCAAAGTGATCCCATATGCAGGAAATGTTGTTACCAGTGATATTGCTTATGCATTTGGTACACCTCCTAGTGACGCTGAAACCATCAAAGTGCGCCACGGTTGCGCGTTGGGTTCGATAGTCAGCAAGGATGAAAGCGTCGAAGTCCCAAGTGTGGGAGGGCGTCCTCCCCGTAGTTTACAACGCCAGACATTGGCTGAGGTTATTGAGCCACGTTATACCGAACTGCTGAATTTAGTAAATGATGAAATTTTGCGATTGCAGGAGCAGTTGCGTCAGCAGGGAGTAAAACATCATCTGGCCGCAGGTATCGTTTTAACAGGCGGGGGTGCTCAAATAGATGGATTGGCCGAATGTGCTCAACGGGTATTCCATACTCAAGTACGTATTGGTCGTCCCCTGAACATTACCGGCTTGACAGATTATGTGCAGGAGCCTTGCTACTCAACAGCAGTCGGACTTCTGCATTATGGCAAAGAATCCCACCTTGGCGGAGATTCTGATGCTGATAAAAGAACGTCAGTGGGCGGCTGGTTTAAAAAAGTCAGTAGCTGGCTGAGAAAAGAATTTTGA
- the lpxC gene encoding UDP-3-O-acyl-N-acetylglucosamine deacetylase, whose protein sequence is MIKQRTLKRIVQATGVGLHTGKKVTLTMRPAPANTGVIYRRTDLNPPVDFPADAKSVRDTMLCTCLVNEQNVRISTVEHLNAALAGLGIDNIIIEVDAPEIPIMDGSASPFVFLLLDAGIEELSVAKKFVRMKDKVRVEDGDKWAELAPYHGFSLDFTIDFKHPAIDSSSQRYSLDFSADSFVRQISRARTFGFMRDIEYLQSQGLCLGGSFDCAIVVDDYRILNEDGLRFEDEFVRHKMLDAIGDLFMCGYNIIGAFTAFKSGHALNNKLLQAVLAQESAWEFVTFEDETEMPLAFRAPSTVLAY, encoded by the coding sequence ATGATCAAACAAAGGACATTAAAGCGTATTGTTCAGGCGACAGGGGTTGGTTTACACACCGGTAAAAAAGTCACATTGACAATGCGTCCAGCGCCGGCTAATACCGGGGTCATCTATCGTCGTACTGACTTGAATCCTCCGGTAGATTTTCCGGCAGATGCCAAATCCGTGCGTGATACTATGCTCTGCACTTGTCTGGTCAATGAACAGAATGTGCGGATTTCAACCGTTGAGCACTTGAATGCGGCACTGGCGGGTCTGGGTATCGATAACATTATTATTGAAGTTGATGCACCAGAAATTCCAATTATGGATGGTAGCGCCAGCCCATTTGTTTTCCTGCTGTTGGATGCAGGTATTGAAGAGCTGAGCGTTGCGAAAAAATTTGTGCGCATGAAGGATAAAGTACGCGTGGAAGATGGTGATAAATGGGCTGAATTGGCACCATATCACGGTTTTAGTCTGGATTTTACCATTGACTTTAAACATCCCGCTATTGATTCCAGCTCTCAGCGTTATAGTCTGGATTTCTCTGCGGATTCTTTTGTTCGTCAGATTAGTCGTGCGCGTACTTTTGGATTTATGCGTGACATTGAGTATCTGCAATCTCAGGGCTTGTGCTTAGGTGGCAGCTTCGATTGCGCAATTGTGGTAGATGATTACCGCATACTCAATGAAGATGGCTTGCGTTTTGAAGATGAGTTTGTCCGACATAAGATGCTGGATGCCATCGGTGATTTGTTTATGTGTGGTTATAACATTATCGGTGCATTTACTGCGTTTAAATCAGGTCATGCATTGAACAATAAATTGCTGCAAGCAGTTCTGGCACAAGAAAGTGCCTGGGAATTTGTCACATTTGAAGATGAAACTGAAATGCCGTTGGCTTTCCGTGCTCCATCTACAGTGTTGGCATATTAA
- the secM gene encoding secA translation cis-regulator SecM translates to MSILNLWRQFGRRYFWSHLLLGMVATGIGVPPALASVTENILHTNTSSAQRKHNQVLSSFEHLFQLQNSRCQPSNYLNYWQQHAVRNVIRRLSFAFSITEFVRNEEAKESIRIAMPFMQQLMLDTLHAMLIQAPTRFESAVDVAAVAIISSDIHTPALWVAQIQGIRAGPVANHRSLS, encoded by the coding sequence ATGAGTATTTTAAATCTTTGGCGACAATTTGGTAGGCGTTATTTTTGGTCTCACCTTTTACTGGGCATGGTTGCCACAGGAATCGGTGTGCCTCCTGCTCTGGCAAGTGTGACAGAAAATATTCTCCATACGAATACTTCATCCGCTCAGAGAAAACACAATCAAGTGCTTTCGTCATTTGAACATTTGTTCCAATTACAAAATTCTCGGTGTCAACCTTCTAATTACTTAAATTATTGGCAGCAACATGCCGTCCGCAATGTCATTCGTCGGCTTTCTTTTGCTTTTTCCATTACTGAATTTGTCAGGAACGAAGAAGCAAAAGAAAGTATCCGAATTGCCATGCCATTCATGCAGCAGTTAATGCTGGATACGTTACATGCTATGCTGATACAAGCACCAACCCGATTTGAATCTGCGGTTGATGTTGCAGCTGTAGCGATAATCTCTTCTGACATCCATACACCAGCACTTTGGGTTGCTCAAATTCAAGGTATTCGGGCTGGGCCTGTGGCTAACCATAGATCTTTATCTTAA